TTATCTGCCCTTGTTAAAAGAACAAGgttcttttctgcattttttttatcgATCCCAAGGGGGCTCACGTCACTCAATCTTCTTTCCGACCAATTTCAAGCTAACATCCCTCATTTCTTCACAGCCACTTTATCTCCGATACATATGACCTTTAGTAAGGTGATTTGAGGTTTTTCCGAGTGCCTAGATTGGAGTGTCTTATGTATCTTTATCCCATCCTTGTGAGCTGATGACGACCTTCAACAATTGTGTTTCTcttaaataaaaagtgcaattttattttaaatgcttttacagCTGTGTCTTTTATCACTGAGGCTTCAAATCGGAGGAGGCTTTGAATAAGATAACAGACCATTGGCCTTACTCAATTTCACTGCTCGCCTGCTCGACAGACTGGAAAAAATACAGCTGACCAGCTATGAGTTGTTGCCCCCTCTCTTATTTTCTTATTGTCCTGTCTTTCCTTCATACTCAGGAGGCGAGGAAGgacaaaagaggaagaggagtaaGCCGGAGGCCTTTCCCACTGCTGAAGATATCTTCGCCAAATTCCAGCACCTCTCCCACTTTGACCAGCACCAGGTCACCTCCCAGGTCAGATCAGGAAGCCTCATTCTCTCTTGACCTCGTGTGTCTCATGTTTAAGATTATGTGGGGATATGTTAATTATTTAGGTACGAGCCACAGGGTTGATTAATGCAAATACCTTCAGCAGCCTAAAACAAAAGAGCTCCCAAGGTGACTCATTTCAATCTAAATGTGATTTGAATATATTTGGATTTCTCTTGATGTCTGAATACAATTAGAATATATAATGCACTCGGGTGTCTGTCACTTTAAAATGCAGCAGGGTATACTGCTATAACACTGTCAAAATGACCCATGGATTATATAATAAGAACTGTTTTGCAATTTAAAGTAATGCACAATTAAATTTGCATGTTTAAGTTCCTTGAATTCAAGTATAGCTAACAGCAATCCAAGGCAGCAAGTCTCTACGGAGCAATAcacattgttttgtcttttaaatactttatatataagAACAACTTTCCAGTAGAACTAtacttatatttgtattaagcgtatagtttgtctttttttggaaGTTTGAAGAgaacaggggaaaaaaacactccCATACGTCTGTTAGTTTTGAAGCTACAGCTAAAagactgttagcttagcataaataatgaaaacatggCAAACCGCTAGCCTGGGTCATCCAAAGGTTACAAATCTGTAATCTGGAAagtcttcaaaatgtttaactgaGAATATCTCAGGTGTTCTGCTGTAACAACCAAGAGCCTTGTTCTTGCTCAATTAATTCACTCtaccaggctagctgtttccccctgtttcctgtcttcatgctaagctatgctaatgTGCTGCGGGCTTTACCGGAATTAACAGACGGCGGTGGTGTTTTCTCATCTAAGTTGGCAAAAAAGCACAAGGTGTATccctaaaatgtcaaactattcctctCACTTTTCTCTGAATAGattcatatttaaacttttaataAATCAGCCATTTACTGGAACTCATGGAATTGATGTAAACCTGTTAAACATAACAGTTAAATTGATCTGTAGTCAGTACACTCTGTTATTGTTGGTTTATAAGGTAAGATCAGGGTTTTGTTACCCAGCGTTATCTCTTTAAGAAAGAGATAAACAATTAACGTGTTAAAAGAAGATCCTTTGTCTTTTCTGCCTTtcattttcctgtttgttttgctcaaaCAACATCATTCCAGCAGCAGACAAAATATGTTGGCATCGCTTCAACGTTTCTGCTTAAAGGAGTCAGTGTTGGAGCTCCACTGAATGGCAGCATATGGTTGTGTCTCGGCCAAGAGTCAGAACAAAGactgaaatattgtttgttattttgcatGTTAATGATGcctgatgtttttgtttgtgtgcaggtgtCCCGAAATGTGCTGGAACAGATCAACAGCTTTGCCTTAGGGATGTCCTACCACCTGCCTCTCGTCCAGCACATCCAGTTCATCTTTGACCTCATGGAGTACTCCCTCAACATTAGTGGCCTCATAGACTTTGCTATTCAGGTACTTCATATCTGATGTCATTTAACAAGGATAAATCCTGACAAAATCTCTTTTTATTGACCTGTTTGTGAATACAATCCActgactgtttgtgtgtttttgtagctTGTGAATGAGTTGAGTCTGGTGGAAGCCGAGCTGCTGCTGAAGTCGTCCAGCCTGGTGGGCAGCTACACCACCAGCCTGTGTCTGTGTATCGTAGCTGTGCTGAGGAGGTACCACTCCTGCCTCATTCTCAACCCGGAGCAGACTGCGCAGTGTGATGGGTATGTCACTTACAAGCTTTGATGTTTGGCAATGGTATACTCAAAATCAGACATGCTGGATATTAGTTTATGCCTTAATCTAGGACTTGCATGGTTTCGTAGTAATTGAGATTGAATTCGAACCCTAAAGGGATGTTTACAACAGTAAAGTTAAAGTTCTGATTAAATTAGTAAAAATGATGTTTCGATTCGGAACGGCAAATTAGCTAATTGTTAGCGGTCTCTGAGCCTCATTCAAGCGTTTTAAATGAGGATTTGTATTGTCACAGGACTGCTGAGAGTGCACTTCCTGCACGGTGTGTCGCCAGCAGTTGTTTGAAATGCTGGTAATTTAGGAACTAAAGCTGATTCTGGCTTAATCATTAGCTAAATGCCTAAGGtgttaaagagaaagaaagctctaattaaaatgatcataattAAATATGTAAGAAATGCTAATACAAAAAGACGTAATGCTAAGCTATGTTAGTCGCTgctagctgtagcttcataCTTACGGATATGAGAGTGGTTTTGAAACATGTGTTTGCTGTTAAATcatgtatgcaaatgtgttcTCAGGTTGCGCATCGTGGTGAAAACAGGTGTGAACCCGGCCGACTGTTCCTCTGCTGAGCGCTGTATCTTGGCGTACCTTTATGACCTCTACACCTCCTGCAGTCACCTCAAGAACAAGCTTGGCGAGATCTTCAGGTAGATACAAATCTCCAcctatataaaaatatataccaCAGGATAGATGTATTTTTTGGGAGAAGGCAATGTCTGTAGaaccttttatttatcattttaatgtaattattttaaaacatctatatgcactttacatttgtataataTGTGCAACCACTGATCCAGGTGTCTTTTTAGTTGcttctatttatttaacagatatCAAGCTGTTGCGTACATTTATTTGTACTCTCTACAATGTTATTTTACTCTCTTTGCTGTTTATTGTTGATTCTTCTCTGTTATCAGTTCAACAAACCCCTGATTCTCCCCTTTTTCTTCCCTCAGTGAGTTCTGCTCCAAAGTGAAAAACTCCATCTACTGCAACATCGACCCTTCAGACTCCAACATGCTTTGGGATCCTGTGTTCATGATGGAGGCCATCGCCAACCCCTCGGCTCACAACTTTAACCACTCCATGGTGGGAAAGATCCTCAACACCAGCCCGGCCAACCGCTACAGCTTCGTGTGTAACGTgctgatggatgtgtgtgtggaccaCAGAGACCCTGAGAGGTGTGCTGCTATTAATGGGATTATGTTGCATGTGTTTACGGCTCCAAATACTTCAgatttcttcttgtttttggGACTGTTGTTTCATATCCTGTATTGGTGTTTCAGGGTGAACGATATTGGGATCCTGTGTGCAGAGCTGACGGCGTATTGCCGCTCTCTGAGTGCTGAGTGGCTCGGGATCCTCAAggctctctgctgctcctctaATAACGGCAACTGTGGCTTCAATGATTTGCTGTGTAATGTAGACGTAAGTTCTGGTTCATAACTCTTAACATGGATTTAAAGTGATTCAAAGTTTTAATAGGAGTCTCGAGAGTGATTGTTGCACCTATCCTTTATAAACTATGGCTCTATGTGGACACCGGCTGAAAATCAGTTCAGTTGTATTGTTTTGTAACTAATTTCTAAGTcggcaaaatatgtttttacttcTTCTCTGCCTTTAATTAAATCATCATATTCCCGTATTTAGTAGTTCTCTGATTATAGGAGCTTTTTGAATCCCACACCATCATTTATAAAtctcttctctgttctttttcaGGTTAGTGATTTGTCCTTTCATGATTCCCTGGCAACCTTCGTAGCCATTCTCATTGCGAGACAGTGCCTGCTCCTAGAAGACCTGGTTCGCTGTGTGGCCATTCCTTCTCTCCTCAATGCAGGTACGGATATTTTAATCTTAAAATTCAAATATTGGTCTCATGCACAGTGTAATCTCTCCTTAGGGTCCTTGGGTTAAGTGGATGAACAGTTGTTCAGAAAATAGAAAGACATGCAAATATACATGCATACAGAGACTtccatttcaacatttttatttatgagtACATTGCAGCGTGGCTGATAGGCAGGAACACCAGGCTGTATGTTGCATTACTTCTATCAGAGAGGAGAGTTAACGCAGCGTATTTGATCTGGATCCATGAAGCCTCGTTGCGTTCTGTGCACTTGCCAGAGAAGTGCCTCCCTCTCCCCACTGTTAATCTTTTCCTCGCAGCTCGGAGACAAAGCCCCATTCAGCTGTGCTGTTTGGTTGGGCTTGGCTCATTTTATAACACAACTACACATGCCAAATGCCAACAGCTCTCTCTCAACAGCTTGTGGTAAACGCTTTGTTCTCACTTCCCTCTTTCACAACAGCAGCGCTATGAATATTCCACTTTATCCTCACTGATGAGAGGTCTTATCTAGGACAGGGTTTAAATGTAGAAGTGTTCCTCTACTGTGTAGATTCTGTAGCACCTCCAGAAATATGACACCTAGTTATGTGATGTTAAATAATTCAGCgcaaattaatacatttgtgttttgaaattcCCTTCAGCCTGCAGTGAGCAAGACTCCGAGCCAGGAGCCCGTCTCACCTGCAGGATCCTGTTGCACCTTTTCAAGACGCCACAGCGCAACCCTGTCCCCCAAGATGGAGTGAAGTCAGGTAATAAACCTAACCGgaaatattttgacattgtCATGTGCCTGCCTTATTGTGAACACCTGGGGTTTTTTCTTTGCAGATAAATCCTCCGTTGGTATCCGGTCGTCTTGTGATCGGCACCTTCTCGCTGCTTCTCAGAACAGCATAGTTGTTGGAGCGGTATTTGCTGTTCTTAAAGCTGTCTTTATGCTGGGTAAGAGTCTTTTCAGTGCTGTCATACCAACAAGTTTAGGGTCAGAACCTGTGGTATAAAAAGATGACGATGGAAAGGATAACGCTAGATGTTCTGCTGTCTTGTTCGGGCACTGTCAATATTTAAGGGTATGGACAGTATATGATTTTTATGCATTACATTGGTCTGGGATAAGCTGTAAGGCTTGCCAGTGACATACCAGACACACAATGTTGCTATAtaagattttttatttgtattttttaagtttgtttttcactAAAAGGATGTTCAAAGGTGTGTCTTACATGTGGTATGAACCACATCTAAGGATGATGGATCCTGTATGTTTAACTGCCATGAAATCATATTaagcatatttaattacatttttatattatttataaaatatcatGAATGATAATTATGTGACCCGGATGATTGTGACGTTACATTTCATCTCATCCTAGGCCTAATCAACAAAGTGTGAAAACACTGCATACTCTATGGATTTACCGGTTGGTTACACTGATCTCTCTCCATGTTGTTTAGGTGATGCTGAGCTACGAGGCTCAGGACTGTCGCACCCGGCTGGCCTCGACGACATATCTGAAGGGCGCAATGTCTCCATAGAAACGGCCAGCTTGGATGTAtatgcaaaatatgttttgaagaCGATCTGCCAGCAGGTGAGGATAGCACCATTCATCGAACAAGAcatgatacaaaaataacactgtcaaaataataaatggaaACGAACTGATCTCACACAAATAGCTTTTTACCGCTCTGAGCCATGCATGCTTTCTTTTCCATATCAGAAATGTCTGAAAGATTTGATGGGAACATGAACAATGAACTTTCTATTTTTGCTCACATAAGcgttcctgcttttctctgctaTTTCTATGCAGTTAGCCATAGATTCATAAAAAGGGTGAATGAGATCATTTCTGCACCAGATGTCACTTATGGCACATGGATACGAAGGCCAAAAAGAGAACTGGCAGCAGTTCTGACGTCTGGACTTGCTCTGAGACCTCAAGagacttcaaacacattttctaccCAGACAAAACTCTGGCAGTTCTATTCCTGAGAAATGTCCCCGGTTTTGTGTTCATCATCACCCAGCCAGCTTTAGTCAAGCCTGTTTAGCATGACTCATGAGTTATGAGTTACTTCAGATCGAGGATCTCTGAAGTTTTTGACCTTTTGTCACATTTCCCACTCTGACACTTATTTCTGTGGTTCCCCTCTCCGTCTTGCAGGAGTGGGTCGGAGAGCGCTGCCTGAAGTCTCTGTCTGAGGACAGCAGTGCACTCCAGGACCCGGTTCTGGTAAACATTCAGGCCCAACGGCTCCTGCAGCTCATTTGCTATCCACACCGCCAGCTGGACAGTGACGAGGGGGACAACCCACAGAGGCAGCGCATCAAACGCATCCTACAGGTCAAGAAAAATCTTTCATCGTGTTGGAAatatcctttatttgtcccagaGACTGAATCAATAAAGATTATTTAgttcaaaaaggaaaaatgctCGAGATGTAGTGGTTTTAAGAACAAATGGGTATTAGCTGTGATGTTTTGCTGCCCTCTCCTGGCTCACTCAGAGATTGAGGTCATTTTTTTAACCAGTGCAATAatacttaatatatatatatatatatatatatattgtgtataatacaaaacaatactTTTAACTGGATGTTGAgaagaaaaaggcagaaatgtACATGATTAACAGtatatttcccttttatttcttAGAACATGGACCAATGGACGATGAGGCAGTCGTCcctggagctgcagctgatgATCAAACAGAGCACAAACAATGTAAGTTGCTGTTTTCCGTTCATCTCTCTAAGAAGAAAATACTACAAGATTTgtcaaacaaaactgaaaagccttcatttattttccctcaGGAGCTCTACTCACTCTTGGAGAACATAGCCAAGGCCACCATAGAGGTGTTTCAGAAATCAGCAGAGATGAACAGTAACCCCTCAGGGAACGGAGCAGCGGCACAAGGTGGCTCCGCATCCAACAACAGCACCACGAGCAAGATGAAGCCAATTTTAAGGTTTTTATCTTTAAATTGAATTTTATAGAAGGACTCATTTTAGATGTAGATGTATAATCTCGTACATCTTTATGGCTGAAATGATAACCCTTTGGCAATAGATGAGACTTTTTAATCATAGCCCTTTTTTCTGCTTGAAACTAAGTGATGTTGGAGTCTTACGTGTTCCGTTTGCACtgtactgcagctcctctgAGCGGTCGGGTGTGTGGCTGGTGGCTCCACTGATAGCCAAGCTGCCCACCTCAGTTCAGGGTCATGTACTGAAGGCAGCgggagaggagctggagaaagGACAGCACCTGGGCTCTTCCTCACGCAAGGAGAGGGACaggcagaaacagaaaaggttgGTGGCACATTTCTTCAACACTGTGTAATAAATGAGATTTCTGGTACGAGTTGGCATTTATTTGCAAATAGAGTGGccatttatatttttgctttgtAGGATGCAAAAATACTACCTTTGCTTGTtatttacattgtttgtttCCCTCCTCAGTATGTCTCTGCTGAGCCAACAGCCGTTCTTGTCTTTGGTGCTGACCTGCTTGAAGGGGCAGGACGAACAGAGGGAAGGCCTTCTCACCTCCCTTTATAGCCAAGTGCAGCAGATAGTTACCAACTGGAGAGAAGACCAGTACCAGGACGACTGCAAGGCAAAGCAGATGATGCACGAGGCTCTGAAACTACGACTCAATCTTGTAAGAACTCATAGATCATCACGACCAGCTTTACTGCTAACATCCCTGGCTATTTAGAATCCATCTATAATATGATATATGTGTAGATGGTAACACTATTTTTCTCTCCTTACAAGGTGGGGGGCATGTTTGACACGGTGCAGCGCAGCACCCAGCAGACCACTGAGTGGGCGGTACTACTTCTTGACATCATCAGCAGCGGCACGGTGGACATGCAGTCCAATAAGTGAGTGTTGACAAAGGAGAAACTCCACACATTTTTTCCCCTAATTGGACACTTCAGGACAATTATCAGTCACTTGATCTGCATGGCTCTTATGATCTCTTCTCTCCAACAGTGAGCTCTTCACAACGGTGTTGGACATGTTGAGTGTGCTGATTAACGGCACGCTGGCTGCTGACATGTCCAGCATCTCTCAGGGCAGCATGGAGGAGAACAAGAGAGCCTATATGAACCTGGTCAAGAAACTCAGGGTAAGAACAGCTTACCTTTTTTAACCCTTAGCCAGTGTGTATAAAGCTGTGGTACTTCTAAGATGTAGTGTTTAGATTGCATTGACAgctgttcagttttttttgcaTCTCTGTTTATTCTGTGTTTCAGGTAAAGATTAGGGTTAGGTTGATCTGACCCGTGTCAATTACACATTTACAATAACTCCAAAGCATTGTAAAGTCAAAATGACAGAAGTTGACAATAGAAATGTCTTCTCTAAGACTTCTTTGAACTGCATTTGTCTTACTCATTTGATAAACCTGCATGCAAGCAAGTTATATGCTCATTGTAGAGTCcttttcattaacattttacatgaATATCCTGttccttctttatttttacagaaagaGCTTGGGGATCGGCAGTCAGAAAGTTTGGAAAAGGTTCGCCAACTTCTGCCACTGCCCAAGCAAACCCGGGACGTAATTACGTGTGAACCTCAGGGCTCTCTGATCGACACAAAGGGAAACAAGATCGCTGGATTTGAGAAGGAGGTACGTGGTTCCTCTCAAGCTGATGTAATTTAACATCTACTAGCAAAGTGAGACACATCagtatgatttgtattttacagTGAAACTAGAATTGTACATTATGGGCTTATTGCATTCCTCACTGTTCtgctattgtttttgttttctttatcaaaCTTGCTATAAATAAAGCATTCAACATTATCTGCACATGTTGATCTTGAGTTAAATAAGAGTTATCTGTCTCTGTGCTATCAGGGCCTCCAAGTCTCAACCAAACAGAAGATTTCTCCCTGGGACGTCTTCGAGGGTCTCAAACACTCCGCCCCTCTCTCCTGGGGCTGGTTCGGTACAGTTCGCGTGGATCGCAAAGTCACCAAGTTTGAGGAGCAGCAGCGTTTCCTGCTCTACCACACCCACCTGAAGCCCAAACCCCGCAGCTATTACCTGGAGCCGCTCCCCCTGCCCCCTGAAGAGGAGGAGCCCCTGACACCCGTCTCGCAGGAACCAGAGAAGAAGATGATGGAGCCAGTGAAGCCGGAGAAGAGTGTGCCTGCTGTGCCCCCTGACTCAAACAAGAAGAAGcccaacaagaagaagaaagctgcCACTGCTAAAACAGAGGTCAGTTGTGCAGATTTTAGGGTATGAAGGGACAGGTACCTGTAGTGctatttgtctgtctgtctgtctgtctgtctctctctctctcactctctttctcacacaaaaGGCTAGCTTGGGGTGTACAgccaaaataatacatttcaatctTTCCACAAATGATGACCCAGTTACTCAAGATAATCCACAAACCTTGTGAGCATTTTCCCATGTAGGGACCTGAGCTCACCCGTGCTATCCTGTTCATGATGAAATTAGCCTTTTAGGagtaatgtgattttttttttgtattcttgttTCCAGgttgaaaatcattttaattttctccttcttctcacTAGGATTATGTCAACCGTACACCAGGCGGGGGGGCTTATGGGACTAATATGCAACCTGAGATGATGCAGAACCATCCATATGGCAGGCTACCGTACGGCCACCAGAGCATAAGCATATACACACAGAACCAGCATCTACCTGCAAGTCAGTCAATGCCAGGTCAGTTTGTTAGTGGCAGGATGAGACACTGTTTAGCACTCAAGAGTTTTcctttcaaaacaacaaaatacaatctGTGATTGTTGTTaacgttgtttgtttttccatagGAGGTCCAGGTTTAGAGCCTCCATACAGACCTGCCCGCAACCAACAGATGAACAAAATGATGCCCCATCGGCCCAGCTACCCAGGCATGATGCCCAGTATGCAGGGAGGCATGCCTGGCATGATGGGCATGGACAAGCAATACCCAATGGGTTATAAGCCCCAGCCTACCATGCCACAGAGCCAGATACTGCGGCATCAGATACAGGTCAGACTGGTGAGTCGGTCCACACCTATAATAGCCAGATGGAGTTATCCAAGAGCAGTAGCTGGTTAAATAGAGCATTATTATCACAGTAGAGTCTCTGTTCAATTGTAGCTTCGATTCAGTTTATAAGTCTAGTGAACAAAGaatattatgtgtgtttttaggttAAAGTACGGTGACCAAATTCTCTTCTACTCCTGGTAGAGGACGTTGAATCTTTGCTATTTACTGACTTGCTGTTTCTCTTTTCAGAATCAAAGCATGATTGGGCCACAGAACAGACAAATAACTCCTAACCAACCATATACTTCGATGCAGGCATCTCAAGTAAGCATATATTGGTCACTCTAATTTTGTTTAACTAAAAGATACATTTGTTGTCTAAAACCCTTATTATCAGAAATAAAAATCTTCTGACGCCTATATTTATACACAATAGGTCTGAAACAgcatagaaatgtgtttgaacagagATTGCCATTTACACAGACAGGGCAGTAGTACATTCTTGGACGTGCACTTAAGTGgtcttgttttatatttattataataatatccAGATCTAAACAATCTCAAATATCTCCTTCTTCGTCTTGCTTTTAACTATGATCATTTTCTCCGTCTGTTCGTAACATATCTCAGGGCTATACCACATACGGATCACATATGGGGATGCAGCAGCATCCGTCCCAGGTCGGTGGTATAGTTCCTTCCTCCTATGGAAACCAAAACTTCCATGGCGCCCATCCTGGAGCCAACCCGGCTGTGGTGGATCCTCTTAGGCAAATGCAGCAAAGGCCCAGTGGTTATGTTCACCAGCAGGCTCCAGTCTACACACAGAAtatgcagaacacacagaggtcAGTGTTGTGTTGCAAGTTAGGCTTTCTCAGCTGCTTAGTAGCACTTAAGCTACAACTAATGTTGAGTTTACCTTATAAGTGTTTGTCCTTGATTATATGTTGACTACATAGCTCACTTCTTCCTGTGCTGTGATCCTCAGGTTTGCCAACCAGCCAATTCAGCAGAATCCCATCATGCACGGTCTCAGTCACATGGGAGCACAGGGTGTCCATCCAAGCATGAGGCCCAATCAGATGCTGgcagagcaacagcagcaacaacagcagcagcagcagtacctCAGACAACAAGCACTAAGAGTATGTTTGttgattattcatttattgGTGTAATAAGCAAGCGGCAGCCTCTTGGCAGGAAATCTGAGGCAGATGCAGAAATGCCTTAAACCTAGGCATAGCCTATTCTACACGAGTATATTAATTTGCTTTACTAAACTGATACGAAAAGAAAACGAAAAGATCTCAGAAACTAACCATTGcttctttcctgtttttgcagcagcaggcccaACAAGctcaacagcagcaacagcagcagcagcaacaacaacaacaaccgcaacaacaacaacagcaacaacaacaacaacaacaacaacagcaggtCCAGCCCCAGCAGGTTCCTCCTCAACAGCAGGTTGCGCAGCAGCAGGTtgcgcagcagcagcagcaggttgcgcaacagcagcagcagcagcagcagcagcaacaacagcagcaacaggtGTCAGCGGGGCCACCACCAGGCCAGCAACAGAACCAGGGCCTGGGCATGCAGACTCTGCCCCACCAGCAACCCATGGTAGGTCCATTCTGGCTGAAGGGACCATCATCTGTGTAGCTGTTAGTCATTGATCGTATAAGGAGACTGTTATGTTCTTATGTAAGCAAAAGTATTGTCTGCCACAGAAGGTTTTTACTCCGGTAGATCAGCTTTATGGTGGTAATCAGTTAGTTGTTCTGCATGTTTAAGCTAATTAACAAATGTGTGGTGATCACTGTGTATTTTTTAGCTTGGTTTTCTTGTTTCCAGGGAGCCACCATACGGTTTATGTCTaacaactttttaaaagttCAACTTATAGAAACTTGATATCACAAAGCACTGTAAAATGCTTACATCTTTCTTGGGGAAAAGAGCAAATTCCACAATATGGGTTCATTCTGGAGTCTTCCTGGTTcattgaagacattttaacaCAATAGTTGACACCGCTACTTTAATAAACATGA
The DNA window shown above is from Eleginops maclovinus isolate JMC-PN-2008 ecotype Puerto Natales chromosome 23, JC_Emac_rtc_rv5, whole genome shotgun sequence and carries:
- the med12 gene encoding mediator of RNA polymerase II transcription subunit 12 isoform X2, with the translated sequence MMAAFGILSYEHRPLKRPRLGPPDVYPQDPKQKEDELTALNVKQGFNNQPAVSGDEHGSAKNVNFNPSKISSNFSSIIAEKLRYNTFPDTGKRKPQVNQKDNFWLVTARSQSSINNWFTDLAGTKPLTQLAKKVPIFSKKEEVFGYLAKYSVPVMRSAWMIKMTCAYHAAITETKVKKRHVIDPCIEWTQIITKYLWEQLQKVAEFYRQFPSQGCSSPLPATPADVETAMKQWEYNEKLAMFMFQDGMLDRHEFLTWVLECFEKVRPGEDELLRLLLPLLLQYSGEFVQSAYLSRRLAYFCTRRLNLLLSDGSLGPGTGGHQAHGMLTQQGNALPPTPTSQPAGGNQLQTAFTDFYICPQHRPLVFGLSCMLQSIVLCCPSALVWHYSLTDSRNKTGSPLDLLPIAPSSLPMPGGNTAFTQQVRTKLREIEEQVKERGQAVEFRWSFDKCQETTAGFTIGRVLHTLEVLDNHSFEKSDFNNSLDSLYNQIFGSGQSKDGHEDGLIITHVSVQMSPDDDAVVTLLCEWAVCCKRSGRHRAMVVAKLLEKRQAEIEAERCGESEVVDEKGSVSSGSLSAATLPVFQDVLLQFLDTQAPTLTEPGNESERVEFSNLVLLFCELIRHDVFSHNIYMCTLISRGDLASDSHLPRPRSPSDEPSDESERKEQDAGSNVKMEDTSLSQLMEIDPTSANFDEMLSPMHCESKGSPSPEKPAPDQDSKTGIKDKGLDPAFPQLYEQPRHIQYATHFPIPQEESASHECNQRLVVLYGVGKQRDEARHTIKKITKDILKVLNRKSTAETGGEEGQKRKRSKPEAFPTAEDIFAKFQHLSHFDQHQVTSQVSRNVLEQINSFALGMSYHLPLVQHIQFIFDLMEYSLNISGLIDFAIQLVNELSLVEAELLLKSSSLVGSYTTSLCLCIVAVLRRYHSCLILNPEQTAQCDGLRIVVKTGVNPADCSSAERCILAYLYDLYTSCSHLKNKLGEIFSEFCSKVKNSIYCNIDPSDSNMLWDPVFMMEAIANPSAHNFNHSMVGKILNTSPANRYSFVCNVLMDVCVDHRDPERVNDIGILCAELTAYCRSLSAEWLGILKALCCSSNNGNCGFNDLLCNVDVSDLSFHDSLATFVAILIARQCLLLEDLVRCVAIPSLLNAACSEQDSEPGARLTCRILLHLFKTPQRNPVPQDGVKSDKSSVGIRSSCDRHLLAASQNSIVVGAVFAVLKAVFMLGDAELRGSGLSHPAGLDDISEGRNVSIETASLDVYAKYVLKTICQQEWVGERCLKSLSEDSSALQDPVLVNIQAQRLLQLICYPHRQLDSDEGDNPQRQRIKRILQNMDQWTMRQSSLELQLMIKQSTNNELYSLLENIAKATIEVFQKSAEMNSNPSGNGAAAQGGSASNNSTTSKMKPILSSSERSGVWLVAPLIAKLPTSVQGHVLKAAGEELEKGQHLGSSSRKERDRQKQKSMSLLSQQPFLSLVLTCLKGQDEQREGLLTSLYSQVQQIVTNWREDQYQDDCKAKQMMHEALKLRLNLVGGMFDTVQRSTQQTTEWAVLLLDIISSGTVDMQSNNELFTTVLDMLSVLINGTLAADMSSISQGSMEENKRAYMNLVKKLRKELGDRQSESLEKVRQLLPLPKQTRDVITCEPQGSLIDTKGNKIAGFEKEGLQVSTKQKISPWDVFEGLKHSAPLSWGWFGTVRVDRKVTKFEEQQRFLLYHTHLKPKPRSYYLEPLPLPPEEEEPLTPVSQEPEKKMMEPVKPEKSVPAVPPDSNKKKPNKKKKAATAKTEDYVNRTPGGGAYGTNMQPEMMQNHPYGRLPYGHQSISIYTQNQHLPASQSMPGGPGLEPPYRPARNQQMNKMMPHRPSYPGMMPSMQGGMPGMMGMDKQYPMGYKPQPTMPQSQILRHQIQVRLNQSMIGPQNRQITPNQPYTSMQASQGYTTYGSHMGMQQHPSQVGGIVPSSYGNQNFHGAHPGANPAVVDPLRQMQQRPSGYVHQQAPVYTQNMQNTQRFANQPIQQNPIMHGLSHMGAQGVHPSMRPNQMLAEQQQQQQQQQQYLRQQALRQAQQAQQQQQQQQQQQQQPQQQQQQQQQQQQQQQVQPQQVPPQQQVAQQQVAQQQQQVAQQQQQQQQQQQQQQQVSAGPPPGQQQNQGLGMQTLPHQQPMFPRQGMQQTQQQQQTAALVRQLQQQLSNTTPGQGANSYY